From Afipia carboxidovorans OM5, one genomic window encodes:
- a CDS encoding DUF3800 domain-containing protein, whose protein sequence is MLAALFGWYRTKKSLAFLRAFIDDSGSEKGDRRLFLAGYLNRADKWALFADAWKEELRAAPSIDYLHMVEAGNFRGQFHRKLGWNEEKRAEKLRSLARVIRHFDPISFQISIDRNHFYEVLAPVSPRGLANPYFTSCSALIAKLAQQGETTGTKGKIEFIFDSQEGVDDDMDMFFDDMMQGISKKARSWIAGRPLFRSDREFDGLQAADLLAWHIRREHEEVGFPNMPMAELLRGNNHIVSEIPNSYIDAWAEHHRQQPGISSVQSKTQWRNLKSEARKLRSVGINPARVTKPGVYYPDSWGIFGRVLELARRLLGR, encoded by the coding sequence ATGTTAGCGGCATTGTTTGGCTGGTACAGGACGAAAAAGTCTTTGGCCTTTTTGAGAGCGTTTATCGACGATTCTGGCAGCGAAAAGGGGGATCGACGTCTTTTCCTAGCAGGCTATCTAAATCGCGCCGATAAATGGGCTCTTTTTGCCGACGCCTGGAAAGAAGAGCTAAGGGCGGCACCATCGATTGATTACTTGCACATGGTTGAGGCTGGGAATTTCAGAGGGCAATTCCATCGAAAATTGGGTTGGAACGAGGAAAAACGCGCGGAAAAACTGCGTAGTTTAGCGCGCGTGATCCGCCACTTCGATCCGATATCCTTTCAAATATCGATTGATCGCAACCATTTTTACGAGGTGCTTGCTCCTGTTTCTCCTCGCGGTTTGGCAAACCCATATTTTACCTCCTGCTCTGCGCTCATCGCTAAGCTCGCTCAACAGGGCGAGACGACCGGTACTAAGGGCAAGATAGAATTCATCTTCGACAGTCAGGAGGGTGTCGACGATGATATGGACATGTTTTTCGATGACATGATGCAGGGCATCTCTAAAAAGGCCCGCAGTTGGATAGCTGGACGACCCCTTTTTAGAAGTGACCGGGAATTTGATGGCCTACAAGCCGCCGATCTTCTGGCTTGGCACATTCGGCGGGAACACGAAGAGGTAGGATTTCCAAATATGCCAATGGCTGAGTTGTTACGGGGCAACAACCATATCGTTTCAGAAATTCCCAATTCGTACATTGATGCTTGGGCTGAGCACCATCGGCAACAGCCTGGAATCTCATCAGTGCAAAGTAAGACTCAATGGCGCAATCTTAAAAGCGAAGCACGAAAGCTCCGGTCAGTGGGCATCAACCCAGCAAGAGTGACGAAACCCGGAGTATATTATCCTGATAGCTGGGGCATCTTTGGGCGAGTGCTTGAACTTGCAAGGCGCTTACTTGGGCGCTGA
- a CDS encoding DNA-packaging protein — MSPTQRLYILARLNRDELEALHSDWQLFAHPHQWPPDLAANDKPWTTWLLIGGRGAGKTRAGAEWIRAQALGLAPLAQQPAGRIALVGETEHDVREVMIEGVSGLLAVHRRDERPMWQPSRRRLEWKNGAVAHAFSAEDPESLRGPQFACAWADELAKWRYAEAAFDMLQFGLRLGAQPRQLITTTPRPTALIKRLLNDESCVTTRAATRSNALHLAPTFLQSVMARYAGTRLGRQELDGELIEERPDALWSRGLIETCRISEAPPLQRIVVAVDPPATSGKRADACGIVAAGVAADNGLYVLADETLTQAAPAAWAARAVALWRRLEADALVVEVNQGGEMVRAVIAQVDPSVPVQPVRALRGKWLRAEPIATLYEQGRVRHAGVFAALEDEMCDFATSGLSSGRSPDHLDALVWALTALTHGAAVRPRVREL; from the coding sequence TTGTCGCCGACGCAAAGGCTGTACATCCTGGCGCGGCTCAACCGCGATGAACTCGAAGCGCTGCATTCCGACTGGCAACTGTTCGCGCATCCGCATCAATGGCCGCCCGATCTTGCCGCCAATGACAAGCCGTGGACCACATGGCTTCTGATCGGCGGGCGCGGCGCGGGCAAGACCCGCGCGGGCGCGGAGTGGATCCGGGCGCAGGCGCTTGGCCTCGCGCCGCTCGCGCAACAGCCTGCCGGGCGCATCGCGCTGGTCGGCGAAACCGAACATGACGTGCGCGAGGTGATGATCGAAGGCGTCTCCGGTCTTCTCGCCGTGCACCGTCGCGACGAGCGGCCGATGTGGCAGCCCTCGCGCCGCCGGCTCGAATGGAAGAACGGCGCGGTCGCCCATGCATTCTCGGCGGAGGACCCGGAGAGTTTGCGCGGGCCGCAATTTGCCTGCGCGTGGGCGGATGAACTCGCCAAATGGCGTTACGCGGAGGCGGCGTTCGACATGCTGCAGTTCGGCCTGCGGCTCGGCGCGCAGCCGCGCCAGTTGATCACCACGACGCCGCGGCCGACCGCACTGATCAAGCGATTGCTGAACGATGAGAGTTGCGTGACGACGCGCGCGGCGACGCGCTCCAATGCGCTGCATCTGGCGCCGACGTTTCTGCAGAGTGTGATGGCGCGCTATGCCGGCACGCGGCTCGGGCGGCAGGAGCTCGACGGCGAACTGATCGAGGAGCGGCCCGATGCGCTGTGGTCGCGCGGGTTGATCGAAACGTGTCGCATCAGTGAAGCGCCGCCGTTGCAACGGATCGTGGTGGCGGTCGATCCGCCCGCCACCTCCGGCAAGCGTGCGGATGCCTGCGGCATCGTCGCGGCGGGAGTTGCCGCTGATAACGGTTTGTATGTGCTGGCCGACGAGACACTGACGCAGGCCGCGCCGGCGGCGTGGGCCGCCCGGGCGGTGGCGTTGTGGCGACGGCTGGAAGCGGATGCGCTGGTCGTCGAAGTCAACCAGGGCGGCGAGATGGTGCGCGCGGTGATCGCACAGGTCGACCCGAGCGTGCCGGTGCAGCCGGTGCGGGCCTTGCGTGGCAAGTGGCTGCGCGCCGAGCCGATCGCGACATTGTACGAGCAGGGGCGGGTGCGCCACGCCGGCGTATTCGCCGCGCTCGAGGACGAGATGTGCGACTTCGCAACCAGCGGCTTGAGCTCCGGCCGCTCGCCGGATCATCTCGACGCGTTGGTCTGGGCGCTCACCGCACTCACCCATGGCGCGGCGGTGCGGCCGCGGGTGCGGGAGCTGTGA
- a CDS encoding GIY-YIG nuclease family protein has product MDSTFFVYVLANCPRGVLYVGVTSDLSRRLSEHRVKLVAGFTATYGVTNLVHVETYASIIEARAREHSLKRWRRAWKFDLIEKDNPTWRDLSGDI; this is encoded by the coding sequence ATGGACTCGACTTTCTTTGTCTACGTTCTGGCCAACTGCCCCAGAGGGGTGCTCTATGTTGGTGTCACCAGCGATTTATCGCGACGTCTATCCGAACATCGGGTGAAGCTCGTCGCCGGCTTCACCGCAACCTATGGCGTAACCAACCTCGTCCATGTCGAGACATACGCATCGATTATCGAAGCTCGTGCCCGCGAGCATTCGCTCAAGCGCTGGCGACGCGCGTGGAAGTTCGACCTGATCGAGAAGGACAATCCAACGTGGCGCGATTTGTCCGGCGATATCTAA